GTTGTGGCTCCTTGGCTGCAACATGCTCGACTGTGTTCACCGTATAAAGAGGATTTTTAACTGAAATAATTTTAgcagttcatttttaattcaaagacAGTATGCCGAAAGAGGATGAAATGCTCTGTAGATCTGAGGGCAGCTGCAGGTCATTTCTGGCCCCTTAAACATTAGTGAGAATAATCTCATCTATTGTTGGTGTGAGCATCATCAATTAAGAGAAATGACAATAACATTACAGTACTCAGTACTGAATTACTTACgtaaaaacacaaccagcaggGACACATTACTGTCGAGAACGAAGCAGCCTTCCTCCACATTATCATACTAGAAATCACGTTAGTTTATGTAAATGCAGCAGGGTTTCTAAGCGTGCTGCGGGTGTTCGTGACATTAGCTGTCCTCACAGCTCTCACTGTGTTTACAATGTCAACACCGGAGCACACAGTCTTGACTCTTGCATCAGGTGATACTGAGCATACAGCAGGTGTATAACCTGCCAATAAACCTTTGTGCTGTATATGAGCGGAACACGACTCCGATCAGCTTTAGTTTTTTGTtacttcagtgtttgtgtgggcGTTAACGTGGATATTACCGTTGACACTGCGTTGCTGAGGCTTCGGCTGACCGTCTTGCTGTGGGCTGACATCAGGGCATCAATGTCTTCCTCTGCATCCTCATCAGAGAACTCCTGCTGATGACAGTGGTCAGATTTAATCAAAAGGGAAACAGCAACTCTAAGGCTGGGTTGTGTCTTtggactagtttttttttttttacaaagcagTTCTGTGGGTGCGGTGGACGCAGCCAGCTTCCATAAATTCAATCAGAAAAGTCAGGACAGATTGTGGTAATGTGTTTACTCATTTGTCATGCACAAAATCATAGTGTCCCTGGTTTTACAGTTGAGAGCATGAATGTATGTGTAGTTTCATGTTTCAAATCCTGTCAGCGTGTGAGTAAGAACACGTGCTTGTGTGTCGGTGAAGTGACCAAGCATGCCTATATTGACCATCACATCCTCCACCTGTACTCAGCCTATCATGCTCTTTGAAGTGGGCTCTAAAGTGAAATTAACATGCAGGCCCACATCTGACGCATCACGCTGAGCCACAGTCCGTGAGCGCGACATGGACATGAACTGCAGGACGCTAGATGTATGGAGGGATGAAGTGATGAATCCGTTGTGTAACCTTCACACTCTTTAAGGTTTGCTGTGTCTACAATCAGTGGTGAAGCTGGAATCAGCTCAGGGATCTGAGCGTGGGGACGGGGCTGATGAAGGGAGAGCTTACTGTTTCGTTGAGGCCAGGAACCGAACGGCTCCTGAGACTGAGGACGTCGTCGCTGGTTTCAGAGCCCGGAGTTGAAAGGTCCATATCTGAGCGACAGTGATCTggtgtgggagagaggagggggagcgAGGGAAAAACCTTCATTTAGTTTGCAGCCAATGGGCAGGAAACGCAGCTCTATTTCCTATCTTGATGTATTTCACTATGCCCGTTTCAGACGAACTGTGTTGCACCTGAAAAGACGACTGGGACATTCACAACGCTGATTTAATAAATTAGGGTTGTGAGCATTCAGCTTCTTGTCAACAGTAATTGTTGCTTCAGCTGTGATCCTGTAGGTGTCTGTGTAGACTATTAAATAATATCGAGGTGCTTTATTGTTTAACCTCCATATTACTTACTATACTATAAATTTAAACACGAATGAAGTGAAAGTAGAAGAGAGAAATCAAATGTCTGGCCTTTTACAGGTTAAAATCACATCTTAGCAACATTCAGTATCACTTCATGAttcttataaaataaaaacgcaatatatttattacaaCTTGCATTTTTCACTGATAAACAATCATTGACCGCACAACATTTATTGAAACTGAAACTACATGTCgaacaacaaaatcaaataaactCCAATTAAACTAAAGGTCACGCCACTGATTCAACATCTAAATGAATTAGCTCGTAGGTCAGATGTCTCCCATCATGCCCTGAAGTCGTGTAGTCAGCGGAGAGCAACCGGAGTGTCTGGCTCCAAGAACTGCTCCCGCCTTCATCTGACTGGAAGACATGATGCCATCAGGTCGAGATCAAATCGGACACAAATCAAACCTGTCATCTGACATCAGCTGTCACAATCACAGGCTGGAGGCTCAGTCGGACACACAATGATATGagaagtgtttctgtgtgtttctgcacacAGGATAAAATGAAACTGCTGCAACTAACACATATGCAGTCTTGGATATTGAAATGTTTGCGTGTGCGCTCTGAAactgtgtgacagcagcaggaggggcGGGTTGTAGTGGAGATACCTGATGAGACCGAGGCCCTCGACACAGAGATGGTGGGCGTGCCAGAGTTCCTCCTGTGATGGTCGGCAGCTTTCTGTTGAGGAGCGCCGTCACTGGACAGCAAACTGGCAACGCTCTCCGCTCCGTCAGGCTGctctcaaacacaaaaacacacactgaaaccaTTAAAAGAGTGTTTTAGTCTACGTAGACCCACCAGTGCGTTTCAGTAAGTGTGTTCATGTGAGCATGTGCCAGTTGCTGACCCTGACCCTCCGGCTGTCGCTTAGAGTGGATGAGCTGCCTGAAGTTTGTGTTCGCAGATTGTTGGGTACTGTGGGCATCCCTGAAGACTCCAAGGCCACAGCCCCACCCCTGAAAAGCAGCAACAGACCGTTTCCTTCAGCGTGACTCCATTCTTTCGGCTGCAGACATAGACTCTTTAACAGACCGACATGTGGAAGTAAAGAGTTGATTGACACCTGTTTGGACGTGGAGTCAAAGTCGAGCGAACGCTGCGTGCACTTTGAGCGTCTCCATCTGAAGCAGCGTTGACACCAACCCTGTCCACGCCGTTATCCGGCTTCAAGGTGGGTCTGCTGCCTTTTTTATCCATCTTCATccgtctgcacacacacacacacgactctCCAGAGttaaacatcagcatgttaacaCTGACATTTATCCTGTTCGGTGCTTAATTTGCTGCATAACTTTTTAAcaagggcagcacagcggtaTAGTGGCtggtgctgttgccccacaacaagaaggttgagGGTTCAGTGTCTGCATGGGATCCCTCtcatcatccaaagacatcatgtttcagtaaactagtgactctaaattgtccgtaggtctgagtgtgagtggttgttggtctctgtctgtctctgtgtgttggccctgtgatggactggcgacctgtccagggtggagCCCggcctcgcccagtgtgagctggggttggctccagcaccccccacgaccaGGAAACAGGTGAgcggtagaggatgaatgagtgaatgaactGCTTAACATGCATcctgtggttttctttttatgtatgtgttcCATGCTGTGTTAAAGGAAACCCAAAATTACTTTCActcccagttttattttgatttaaaaatatctggCTCAGAATCCCACGGCTGCCAATAATTATTGACAAGTTTCACAGagatttgaatgaaattaaGCCTTTTTGCTCTtgcagtgtttgcatgttcaaaCATTTTTGCAAACAAGACTTGGATTCAGTGAAATGATTAGTATTCATTGTTATTTGAATAAATAGTTTGAATTACAGTTTTAGTCGAATTATGGAATACATTAGTTGAGAAGCAGTCAACAGGCACtgctctgataaaaaaaaaataataataataagcccCCTGAAATATTGAAGTTGAAGCACCTGAATATTTTTCCTATTGTTCCTCAGAGCTTGTCTGCTTTTTTCTCCATGGCATCTTTGGCTGAAATGCTGTGAAGCGCATTACAGCACATCCAAGATGTGGAGTGATGTTAGTCGGCATAATTTAATTACTGCTTCATAGCTTTgccaaatgtattttaaaatgcattcagGTTCTCAAAAATCAAATGAGCATCCACCTGATCTTTTCTAATGCCTTTGTGCAGAATTCCGCCTTCAACACggtgcagactttttttttttttttaaatcagtttaagACTGTGCTCCTGTGCGTTCTTTTCTATCGTACATATTCCATGTTTTCGTGTCAGCATTACGGAGTAAATCCCACTGGACTCAGAGTAACTCATTCCTACTCTGTGGTCACATCTTACCCTTTCCTCCTGGCGCCATCCATTGCGCTGAGTATTGCGTTTCTGTTGGATCTCGGGGTGTCGGGTCTCTCTGACTCAGAGGGGGCTGAAACGTTCTCAGAGGACTTCTGGTCTGTGGCTTGTGATCAAAAGAAATCAGCCATTAAAACAGTTAACCTGTAACCAGCACCATTCTATTATGAACACAGTTAAGCTGTGTTGAgctttgattattttttacCACCATTTACTACTATTTCTATTATTACACGGCACTTTTACCATTAGAATCTGTATCTATTATAGTTTACTACAGTTTGAAGTACACCACTGGGGAGACTCACTGGGCGGACTGTTCAGGATGGTCTCTTTGATCACATCACTGCTCAGCACTCTCTGCTCGAAGCGTTTGGAGCGCTCCTCCAAGAACCATTCTCCTGTCACCACTTTCAGttccctgcaaacacacagtccaCACACTTCATTCATCACTTATCAGATACCGATGGGAGtaaagaagagagaaataaagagagaccTAACTGCTAATTGATTCTGAAGAACAATCATCAAACCGTCGTGTTACCAGAAGTCTTGTGGTTTGGAGCGCCGTCACGAAGTCCACATCTCACATTACTCATCGGTCTGGAGTGTGTACTCACTTTCCAGTTTAGTAGCAACAACTAATGTAGAACTAACATCTAATGCACCAGTCGTGCAATAAATCTGACATTCATCAAGGTTATAATGTTCAGTGCTTATTGAAACTCTTTTATTGAGTTCTTGATTCAACTATATGATCGTTTTGGAGGGGTGCAGTTTGTGGTGTTGCTGTAATAAAATTCTGAGTGAGTAAATAAATCCTGAGTAATAAaactgagtaaataaataaataaataagtaaataaatccTGTAGTGGTCTTGGCAGGCCAAGGGCAGAGTTagggatttatttctttttttactgattattttttattaatatttcatcataAAAAAGTGACATCTAAAATGTAAGAATATCTAACTTGCTGAGTTTAAACCCCTTTTAATCATACCACTAAACATCCTGGTGAGCGGTGATGACAAGTCAAGTTTACTTGCCATCATTTTTTGTTCTGAGCAATCTGTcattataaaaaagaaaaagctgataCATCTCAGCCCAACCAGAAGAGGTACAAATATCATATTCAGACACTTGGATGCTTCATGtgcatgtggaaaaaaaaggatattaaatatttcaagATCAAgaaagatgataaaaaaaaaactacatgcacaaatgcacagaaataTGTCTATCCAGACTAATTAACATACTTAAGCAATGACTAGAGCAAAAGTCAGGGTGTTTTAAAACCGCTGTTGTAAACATGGCTgatggatgctgctgttgctgtcgGGGGTTTTGGGGGGCTAAGCTGGATTTTTCCTTCAAGCTTTGGAGATGATCCTGGCACTGACACACGTCAGACTCTCACagacaaatagagacagatGTGGTGTCATTAACTGTCTAATCAGAACCATCTGGAGTCCATTCCCCCTCCAAACACTGAGCCCCGTCCTGTTCCCTGCAGATGTCACACTTACGAGATCTTGGCGCAGACGTTACACTTCCACTGGCGTCCACTGGGAGCTGAGATGCGACAGTCGCTGCAGACACGCAGCTGACACTCGTCACAGAAATCTCCACGGTCAAAAATCAGGCCCAAAGCCTTCAGGCATCGAGCGCACTGTCGCTCGCCGGTCTCCCGAGGCCGACGGGAACCCTTTCGTTTGATCTCCAGCAGCTCATTCTTCAGTTTCCTGtgtgagagaaggaggagatcATCCAGACATGTTGGAAGAAGTCATAGTGAGACAGAGCTTTGTCAAAACGGCAACACTCGAGTCCTCACCGTATCCTCTTCTCCTCTCGTTTCCTCAGCTTCTCGTCTTTCTGCAGCACCTTCAGGAtcatttctctttcatgttCCAGCAGAAAGGAGAGGTTCAGATCCTCCTTGACCTCCTCCATTGATTCCTCGGTTAGACCAAGTCAGTAAAAGCAGCCAACAAAAATGTTGCAGGGAGTCAGAAGTACTACATTATGATACAAAGCTTCAGATTCGCCTCTGCTAACGATTGGGATGTTGCTCTTTTGGTGCTGGCATCGTCTGAACTTCCCTCTGCCCCTCCAGTGGTCCTTCCtctaattttctgtttcttgagGGGAGCCAGAAAGAAGGGGAACACTTTCAGGAAGCCTAGACAACGTGAAACGAACACAAGGTAAAGTCAATAGGACCCTAATGTTAATAACCTCTGAAGAAGAAGTCCACATTAATCTGCTTGTCCTTTGGCTGGTCTAAAAAGCATTCATTAAAATAAGACAATGATTTGCTGGATTACAAGGGGGAAGCACAAGTAATTGGTAGGCATTTGACGGCTCCACGGCAGCTCAACAACCGTCCAATTAGGTTCGCCGTCTGACATTCAGGGCATAGCAGTCACATTTCTCAGCTTCCGTTAGCAGAGCTTTATCTATCCCTGAAATTCACGGCGCAGCTTGTACTAATTATCTGATCACCTGCATGGCAACGCAGCACACAGCTATATCAGATTTCTTTGGTACAAAGTCACTTTGCTTTGATTCATGCAGGTGCTGCGTCTATCGGAATCGGCTCATTTTGGCTCTGACTGAATTATTCTGTCAGGCAATGAGAACTGCCATTGCAGATCACGTGTGAGATATTCATGGTGCCTATAGAGATCAAAGTCTGTGAACTTGGGGTCAACTTTTATGGTTTTGAGCAAAATATCAGCATAACTGTTGGATGGATCGTCCTGAAATGAATTCATGTCCCCTTCAGTGTGAATCGTAAGGACATTCTGTTTTGTCATCTAGTGTCGGCTCCCCTGCTTCCCTGAGTTTAGCCTTCTGGCTGTAGACCCTTGTTTCATCTCACATGTGTCATCTAGAGTTCAGTCTCTCACTGACCTATGGACATGAAGAGCCAGACGTCAAACCGACAACCCAACCCCACCCCCTAAATACGGGGAGAAGGTGGGAATGAGATTAAATGCCATTCCTGGGGTGTGTGGTGGAAACGCTGCCACTTATCCAGCCATTTATGTGCTTTGAATACAATACAtgaggccacacacacacacacacacacacaagacagataCAAATGTCCATCTTGCTGCAGTGCCAAGAAGACAAGTTTACTGCTCTGAATAAACAGATTTACATCAAAATTACAC
This portion of the Echeneis naucrates chromosome 21, fEcheNa1.1, whole genome shotgun sequence genome encodes:
- the sytl5 gene encoding synaptotagmin-like protein 5 isoform X5, with translation MEEVKEDLNLSFLLEHEREMILKVLQKDEKLRKREEKRIRKLKNELLEIKRKGSRRPRETGERQCARCLKALGLIFDRGDFCDECQLRVCSDCRISAPSGRQWKCNVCAKISELKVVTGEWFLEERSKRFEQRVLSSDVIKETILNSPPTTDQKSSENVSAPSESERPDTPRSNRNAILSAMDGARRKGRMKMDKKGSRPTLKPDNGVDRVGVNAASDGDAQSARSVRSTLTPRPNRGGAVALESSGMPTVPNNLRTQTSGSSSTLSDSRRVRPDGAESVASLLSSDGAPQQKAADHHRRNSGTPTISVSRASVSSDHCRSDMDLSTPGSETSDDVLSLRSRSVPGLNETEFSDEDAEEDIDALMSAHSKTVSRSLSNAVSTSSINSMMSMYSETGDYGNARVSGEILLNISYSYKTGALNILVKECHNLATGDERRQRTDAYVKTYLLPDTSRQSKRKTSIKANTINPVFNENLRYVISHSQLETRTLQVSVWHHDRFGHNSFLGEVELTFDSWEFDSQLEEWYSLQPKVESCIDSMMQYKGELTVVLKYIPAEKNLTLPLDQVQVKRGFLKSKKTSSFTLPKGGMVELLVKGAKNLTAVKSGGTSDPFVKGYLLPDSNKSTKHKTSVERRTVNPQWNHTFTYCGLQPGDLNNVCLELTVWDKEALASNVFLGGVRLGAGTGKSYGNEVDWMDSYGEEQRVWQRMIENPEVPQECTLMLRSSMHKCNT
- the sytl5 gene encoding synaptotagmin-like protein 5 isoform X2, whose amino-acid sequence is MEEVKEDLNLSFLLEHEREMILKVLQKDEKLRKREEKRIRKLKNELLEIKRKGSRRPRETGERQCARCLKALGLIFDRGDFCDECQLRVCSDCRISAPSGRQWKCNVCAKISELKVVTGEWFLEERSKRFEQRVLSSDVIKETILNSPPTTDQKSSENVSAPSESERPDTPRSNRNAILSAMDGARRKGRMKMDKKGSRPTLKPDNGVDRVGVNAASDGDAQSARSVRSTLTPRPNRGGAVALESSGMPTVPNNLRTQTSGSSSTLSDSRRVRPDGAESVASLLSSDGAPQQKAADHHRRNSGTPTISVSRASVSSDHCRSDMDLSTPGSETSDDVLSLRSRSVPGLNETEFSDEDAEEDIDALMSAHSKTVSRSLSNAVSTTSTPASERRWGYLNVPDSDAETSSINSMMSMYSETGDYGNARVSGEILLNISYSYKTGALNILVKECHNLATGDERRQRTDAYVKTYLLPDTSRQSKRKTSIKANTINPVFNENLRYVISHSQLETRTLQVSVWHHDRFGHNSFLGEVELTFDSWEFDSQLEEWYSLQPKVESCIDSMMQYKGELTVVLKYIPAEKNLTLPLDQVQVKRGFLKSKKTSSFTLPKGGMVELLVKGAKNLTAVKSGGTSDPFVKGYLLPDSNKSTKHKTSVERRTVNPQWNHTFTYCGLQPGDLNNVCLELTVWDKEALASNVFLGGVRLGAGTGKSYGNEVDWMDSYGEEQRVWQRMIENPEVPQECTLMLRSSMHKCNT
- the sytl5 gene encoding synaptotagmin-like protein 5 isoform X1, giving the protein MEEVKEDLNLSFLLEHEREMILKVLQKDEKLRKREEKRIRKLKNELLEIKRKGSRRPRETGERQCARCLKALGLIFDRGDFCDECQLRVCSDCRISAPSGRQWKCNVCAKISELKVVTGEWFLEERSKRFEQRVLSSDVIKETILNSPPTTDQKSSENVSAPSESERPDTPRSNRNAILSAMDGARRKGRMKMDKKGSRPTLKPDNGVDRVGVNAASDGDAQSARSVRSTLTPRPNRGGAVALESSGMPTVPNNLRTQTSGSSSTLSDSRRVRPDGAESVASLLSSDGAPQQKAADHHRRNSGTPTISVSRASVSSDHCRSDMDLSTPGSETSDDVLSLRSRSVPGLNETQEFSDEDAEEDIDALMSAHSKTVSRSLSNAVSTTSTPASERRWGYLNVPDSDAETSSINSMMSMYSETGDYGNARVSGEILLNISYSYKTGALNILVKECHNLATGDERRQRTDAYVKTYLLPDTSRQSKRKTSIKANTINPVFNENLRYVISHSQLETRTLQVSVWHHDRFGHNSFLGEVELTFDSWEFDSQLEEWYSLQPKVESCIDSMMQYKGELTVVLKYIPAEKNLTLPLDQVQVKRGFLKSKKTSSFTLPKGGMVELLVKGAKNLTAVKSGGTSDPFVKGYLLPDSNKSTKHKTSVERRTVNPQWNHTFTYCGLQPGDLNNVCLELTVWDKEALASNVFLGGVRLGAGTGKSYGNEVDWMDSYGEEQRVWQRMIENPEVPQECTLMLRSSMHKCNT
- the sytl5 gene encoding synaptotagmin-like protein 5 isoform X3, encoding MEEVKEDLNLSFLLEHEREMILKVLQKDEKLRKREEKRIRKLKNELLEIKRKGSRRPRETGERQCARCLKALGLIFDRGDFCDECQLRVCSDCRISAPSGRQWKCNVCAKISELKVVTGEWFLEERSKRFEQRVLSSDVIKETILNSPPTTDQKSSENVSAPSESERPDTPRSNRNAILSAMDGARRKGRMKMDKKGSRPTLKPDNGVDRVGVNAASDGDAQSARSVRSTLTPRPNRGGAVALESSGMPTVPNNLRTQTSGSSSTLSDSRRPDGAESVASLLSSDGAPQQKAADHHRRNSGTPTISVSRASVSSDHCRSDMDLSTPGSETSDDVLSLRSRSVPGLNETQEFSDEDAEEDIDALMSAHSKTVSRSLSNAVSTTSTPASERRWGYLNVPDSDAETSSINSMMSMYSETGDYGNARVSGEILLNISYSYKTGALNILVKECHNLATGDERRQRTDAYVKTYLLPDTSRQSKRKTSIKANTINPVFNENLRYVISHSQLETRTLQVSVWHHDRFGHNSFLGEVELTFDSWEFDSQLEEWYSLQPKVESCIDSMMQYKGELTVVLKYIPAEKNLTLPLDQVQVKRGFLKSKKTSSFTLPKGGMVELLVKGAKNLTAVKSGGTSDPFVKGYLLPDSNKSTKHKTSVERRTVNPQWNHTFTYCGLQPGDLNNVCLELTVWDKEALASNVFLGGVRLGAGTGKSYGNEVDWMDSYGEEQRVWQRMIENPEVPQECTLMLRSSMHKCNT
- the sytl5 gene encoding synaptotagmin-like protein 5 isoform X4, with product MEEVKEDLNLSFLLEHEREMILKVLQKDEKLRKREEKRIRKLKNELLEIKRKGSRRPRETGERQCARCLKALGLIFDRGDFCDECQLRVCSDCRISAPSGRQWKCNVCAKISELKVVTGEWFLEERSKRFEQRVLSSDVIKETILNSPPTTDQKSSENVSAPSESERPDTPRSNRNAILSAMDGARRKGRMKMDKKGSRPTLKPDNGVDRVGVNAASDGDAQSARSVRSTLTPRPNRGGAVALESSGMPTVPNNLRTQTSGSSSTLSDSRRVRPDGAESVASLLSSDGAPQQKAADHHRRNSGTPTISVSRASVSSDHCRSDMDLSTPGSETSDDVLSLRSRSVPGLNETQEFSDEDAEEDIDALMSAHSKTVSRSLSNAVSTSSINSMMSMYSETGDYGNARVSGEILLNISYSYKTGALNILVKECHNLATGDERRQRTDAYVKTYLLPDTSRQSKRKTSIKANTINPVFNENLRYVISHSQLETRTLQVSVWHHDRFGHNSFLGEVELTFDSWEFDSQLEEWYSLQPKVESCIDSMMQYKGELTVVLKYIPAEKNLTLPLDQVQVKRGFLKSKKTSSFTLPKGGMVELLVKGAKNLTAVKSGGTSDPFVKGYLLPDSNKSTKHKTSVERRTVNPQWNHTFTYCGLQPGDLNNVCLELTVWDKEALASNVFLGGVRLGAGTGKSYGNEVDWMDSYGEEQRVWQRMIENPEVPQECTLMLRSSMHKCNT